From the Lolium rigidum isolate FL_2022 chromosome 2, APGP_CSIRO_Lrig_0.1, whole genome shotgun sequence genome, one window contains:
- the LOC124691876 gene encoding probable cinnamyl alcohol dehydrogenase, which produces MGSVDASEKTITGWAARDVTGHLSPYTYTLRRTGAEDVVLKVLYCGICHTDLHQTKNHLGASKYPMVPGHEVVGEVVEVGPEVSKYSVGDVVGVGVIVGCCRDCRPCKANVEQYCNKKIWSYNDVYTDGKPTQGGFASSMVVDQKFVVKIPAGLAPEQAAPLLCAGVTVYSPLKHFGLMTPGLRGGILGLGGVGHMGVKVAKSMGHHVTVISSSDKKRAEAMDDLGADAYLVSSDEAQMAAAMDSLDYIIDTVPVKHPLEPYLALLKMDGKLVLMGVIGEPLSFVSPMVMLGRKTITGSFIGSIEETEEVLRFCVEKGLTSQIEVVKMDYLNQALERLERNDVRYRFVVDVAGSNIEDTTA; this is translated from the exons ATGGGCAGCGTCGACGCCTCCGAGAAGACGATCACCGGCTGGGCCGCCAGGGACGTCACCGGCCACCTCTCCCCCTACACGTACACCCTCAG GAGGACGGGCGCTGAAGATGTGGTGCTGAAGGTTCTGTACTGCGGCATCTGCCACACTGACCTCCACCAGACCAAGAACCACCTTGGTGCTTCAAAATACCCCATGGTTCCCGG GCATGAGGTGGTAGGCGAGGTGGTGGAGGTCGGGCCGGAGGTGAGCAAGTACAGCGTCGGCGACGTGGTCGGAGTGGGGGTGATCGTCGGGTGCTGCCGCGACTGCCGGCCGTGCAAGGCCAACGTTGAGCAGTACTGCAACAAGAAGATCTGGTCGTACAACGACGTCTACACCGACGGCAAACCCACGCAGGGCGGCTTCGCCTCCTCCATGGTCGTCGACCAGAA GTTCGTGGTGAAGATCCCAGCCGGGCTGGCGCCGGAGCAGGCGGCGCCGCTGCTGTGCGCTGGCGTCACGGTGTACAGCCCGCTGAAGCACTTCGGGCTGATGACCCCTGGCCTGCGCGGCGGCATCCTCGGCCTGGGCGGCGTAGGCCACATGGGCGTGAAGGTGGCCAAGTCCATGGGCCACCACGTCACCGTGATCAGCTCCTCCGACAAGAAGCGCGCCGAGGCCATGGACGACCTGGGCGCCGACGCCTACCTTGTCAGCTCCGACGAGGCCCAGATGGCCGCCGCCATGGACTCGCTGGACTACATCATCGACACCGTGCCCGTCAAGCACCCGCTCGAGCCCTATCTCGCGCTCCTCAAGATGGACGGCAAGCTCGTCCTCATGGGCGTCATCGGCGAGCCGCTCAGCTTCGTGTCCCCCATGGTCATGCTCGGAAGGAAGACCATCACCGGCAGCTTCATCGGGAGCATCGAGGAGACCGAGGAGGTGCTCAGGTTCTGCGTCGAGAAGGGCCTCACCTCGCAGATCGAGGTCGTCAAGATGGACTACCTCAACCAGGCGCTCGAGAGGCTCGAGCGCAACGACGTCAGGTACCGCTTCGTCGTCGACGTCGCAGGGAGCAACATCGAAGACACCACCGCATGA